In Carassius auratus strain Wakin chromosome 36, ASM336829v1, whole genome shotgun sequence, the following are encoded in one genomic region:
- the pex11g gene encoding peroxisomal membrane protein 11C isoform X1, giving the protein MCLICLTFCKVINANEKQPPLRRIECLQIRIRQIMQNSVESFINVLESYRGRDKVIRTLCYGSQLVGGLLAGKSSQSSLGKRLLLFSAQLSDCRTTLRLFDDLSMLAYSTSYGLGASEEDALVRWMSILNNVADQLYYPCEHIAWAADAELIRTKSDKWWVLSTGLWGISLILSILRSIRSIQILKRKAQTCQRSASAESRMAHCVREEVCSQTAVLRRQIRGEVFSILSSLADLSNAVHWMPPGFLWAGRFPPWLVGLMGTTSSLIGLLQMSSGDQGACS; this is encoded by the exons ATGTGTTTAATATGTCTGACTTTCTGCAAAGTTATTAATGCAAACGAGAAACAGCCTCCACTTCGCAGGATTGAGTGTCTGCAGATAAGAATTAGGCAAATCATGCAGAATTCAGTCGAGTCCTTCATAAATGTGTTAGAGTCATACAGAGGAAGAGATAAAGTG ATAAGGACGCTCTGCTATGGCTCTCAGCTGGTCGGTGGACTTCTAGCTGGAAAGAGCTCTCAGTCGTCTCTGGGGAAGAGGCTCCTGCTGTTCTCCGCTCAGTTGAGTGACTGCAGAACCACTCTCAGGCTCTTTGACGACCTGTCCATGCTGGCGTACTCCACCAGCTATGGGCTAGGAGCCTCG GAGGAGGATGCTTTGGTGCGCTGGATGTCAATTCTGAATAATGTAGCAGATCAGTTGTATTACCCCTGCGAGCACATCGCCTGGGCGGCAGATGCAGAGCTCATCCGAACCAAATCTGACAAGTGGTGGGTGCTGAGCACAGGCCTCTGGGGTATATCGCTTATCCTCAGCATACTCAG atccatTAGGTCCATCCAGATTCTGAAGAGAAAAGCGCAGACGTGTCAAAGATCAGCTTCAGCTGAGAGCAG AATGGCTCATTGTGTCAGGGAGGAAGTGTGTTCTCAGACAGCTGTGCTCCGGAGGCAGATCCGAGGGGAAGTGTTCAGTATCCTGAGCAGTCTGGCAGATCTCAGCAATGCTGTTCACTGGATGCCTCCTGGGTTTCTGTGGGCTGGACGGTTTCCTCCATGGCTGGTGGGACTGATGGGAACGACCTCCTCACTGATAGGCCTTCTACAGATGAGCTCCGGTGATCAAGGAGCGTGTTCCTGA
- the LOC113055123 gene encoding FYN-binding protein 1-like isoform X1 translates to MEENVNVKAIRARFHVPVEMPTSGGGSSVKPHTVGALPESLTNGALRNKISAVPPRPVFPLNAQSEPEMFPSGPHGVFPRPPPSHRLGAQGSPKMPPPEVNVPSKVKQTGELLQRKMLQQHADLKVSSAFKPPLPSQRSVSEVVPLRKPLPNVGPRPSKPKRPPSVNLDHFRKKAPVVLPKKTIELQSSKGPARPPFKPSQKASSFSELNSDPQEDYDDISPLPPPPPTPPRPRGKAYLASHVAEPWTDNFSSQQEDSDQEIYEDPDMPLPVERKVLKETKKTELDKKELKERQKLENEYRKKFKLNGPIEVIHMARVREDWQGGKNDLTVRQGESVEIIRVSNNPEGKWLARNLRGGMGYISNSCVDVDYEEVKRKLRGQSMPSSNPSAGRPVNPEVYDDIGSSEQLDSSFHSDDVYDDVDHDELPPPPPEISPDPIKSKQRERDEKEFRKRFKFEGPIRVLYTMMVDPNANLKKAGSKYLDVVRGEILDVIQETSKKHVLCCNKLGKYGYVPVNYLLQEENEVYDDIDTASDIYDNDDS, encoded by the exons ATG GAGGAAAATGTGAACGTCAAGGCCATCCGGGCCAGATTTCACGTTCCGGTTGAAATGCCAACTTCCGGAGGTGGATCCTCCGTCAAACCTCATACGGTTGGTGCGCTGCCGGAGTCTCTAACCAATGGAGCGCTCAGAAACAAGATCTCAGCAGTGCCTCCGAGACCAGTCTTTCCTCTCAACGCTCAAAGTGAACCAGAGATGTTTCCTTCGGGTCCTCATGGAGTGTTCCCCAGACCTCCTCCTTCTCATCGTTTGGGAGCCCAGGGGAGTCCTAAGATGCCCCCTCCGGAGGTCAATGTGCCGAGCAAAGTCAAGCAGACGGGAGAACTTCTTCAGCGCAAGATGCTTCAGCAGCACGCCGACCTGAAAGTGTCTTCAGCTTTTAAGCCACCGCTGCCGAGCCAGAGGAGCGTGTCGGAGGTAGTACCGCTAAGAAAGCCGCTTCCCAACGTCGGGCCGCGACCCTCCAAACCAAAACGCCCTCCGTCTGTAAACCTGGACCATTTCCGGAAAAAAGCCCCTGTGGTTCTTCCCAAAAAAACCATAGAGCTACAGAGTTCTAAAG GACCAGCACGGCCTCCATTCAAACCCAGCCAGAAGGCATCCtccttctcagaatt AAACTCGGACCCCCAGGAGGACTATGATGACATCAGCCCACTCCCACCCCCTCCCCCCACCCCTCCCAGGCCCAGAGGTAAAG CGTACCTCGCTTCTCACGTTGCAGAACCGTGGACGGACAATTTCTCTTCTCAGCAGGAG GACAGCGACCAAGAAATCTACGAAGACCCAGATAT GCCTCTTCCAGTTGAGAGGAAAGTATTGAAAGAGACTAAGAAGACAGAGCTGGACAAGAAAGAACTGAAGGAAAGGCAGAAGTTGGAAAACGAGTATAGAAAAAAATTTAAG CTGAATGGACCTATTGAGGTGATCCACATGGCCCGTGTGAGAGAGGACTGGCAGGGGGGGAAGAATGACCTGACGGTGCGACAGGGAGAGAGCGTGGAGATCATCCGTGTGAGCAACAACCCGGAGGGGAAATGGCTGGCACGAAACCTGAGGGGCGGCA TGGGCTACATCAGTAACTCCTGTGTGGATGTGGATTATGAAGAAGTGAAGCGGAAGCTCCGTGGTCAGTCCATGCCCTCCTCTAACCCTTCTGCGGGACGCCCCGTAAACCCAGAGGTATATGATGACATCGGCTCCAGCGAGCAGCTGGACAG cagttttcacagtGATG ATGTATATGATGACGTGGACCATGATGAGCTTCCTCCTCCTCCCCCAGAGATCAG CCCCGATCCGATAAAGTCCAAGCAGCGAGAGAGAGATGAGAAAGAGTTTCGAAAAAGGTTTAAG TTTGAAGGGCCCATCCGAGTTCTGTACACCATGATGGTGGACCCTAATGCCAATCTGAAGAAGGCTGGGAGCAAGTACCTGGATGTGGTCCGTGGAGAGATTCTGGATGTTATACAGGAGACCAGCAAGAAGCATGTGCTGTGCTGTAATAAACTGGGCAAAT ATGGATATGTACCTGTTAATTACCTTTTGCAAGA ggagaatGAGGTTTATGATGACATTGATACTGcttcag ATATATACGACAATGACGACAGCTGA
- the LOC113055123 gene encoding FYN-binding protein 1-like isoform X4, whose protein sequence is MPTSGGGSSVKPHTVGALPESLTNGALRNKISAVPPRPVFPLNAQSEPEMFPSGPHGVFPRPPPSHRLGAQGSPKMPPPEVNVPSKVKQTGELLQRKMLQQHADLKVSSAFKPPLPSQRSVSEVVPLRKPLPNVGPRPSKPKRPPSVNLDHFRKKAPVVLPKKTIELQSSKGPARPPFKPSQKASSFSELNSDPQEDYDDISPLPPPPPTPPRPRGKAYLASHVAEPWTDNFSSQQEDSDQEIYEDPDMPLPVERKVLKETKKTELDKKELKERQKLENEYRKKFKLNGPIEVIHMARVREDWQGGKNDLTVRQGESVEIIRVSNNPEGKWLARNLRGGMGYISNSCVDVDYEEVKRKLRGQSMPSSNPSAGRPVNPEVYDDIGSSEQLDSSFHSDDVYDDVDHDELPPPPPEISPDPIKSKQRERDEKEFRKRFKFEGPIRVLYTMMVDPNANLKKAGSKYLDVVRGEILDVIQETSKKHVLCCNKLGKYGYVPVNYLLQEENEVYDDIDTASDIYDNDDS, encoded by the exons ATGCCAACTTCCGGAGGTGGATCCTCCGTCAAACCTCATACGGTTGGTGCGCTGCCGGAGTCTCTAACCAATGGAGCGCTCAGAAACAAGATCTCAGCAGTGCCTCCGAGACCAGTCTTTCCTCTCAACGCTCAAAGTGAACCAGAGATGTTTCCTTCGGGTCCTCATGGAGTGTTCCCCAGACCTCCTCCTTCTCATCGTTTGGGAGCCCAGGGGAGTCCTAAGATGCCCCCTCCGGAGGTCAATGTGCCGAGCAAAGTCAAGCAGACGGGAGAACTTCTTCAGCGCAAGATGCTTCAGCAGCACGCCGACCTGAAAGTGTCTTCAGCTTTTAAGCCACCGCTGCCGAGCCAGAGGAGCGTGTCGGAGGTAGTACCGCTAAGAAAGCCGCTTCCCAACGTCGGGCCGCGACCCTCCAAACCAAAACGCCCTCCGTCTGTAAACCTGGACCATTTCCGGAAAAAAGCCCCTGTGGTTCTTCCCAAAAAAACCATAGAGCTACAGAGTTCTAAAG GACCAGCACGGCCTCCATTCAAACCCAGCCAGAAGGCATCCtccttctcagaatt AAACTCGGACCCCCAGGAGGACTATGATGACATCAGCCCACTCCCACCCCCTCCCCCCACCCCTCCCAGGCCCAGAGGTAAAG CGTACCTCGCTTCTCACGTTGCAGAACCGTGGACGGACAATTTCTCTTCTCAGCAGGAG GACAGCGACCAAGAAATCTACGAAGACCCAGATAT GCCTCTTCCAGTTGAGAGGAAAGTATTGAAAGAGACTAAGAAGACAGAGCTGGACAAGAAAGAACTGAAGGAAAGGCAGAAGTTGGAAAACGAGTATAGAAAAAAATTTAAG CTGAATGGACCTATTGAGGTGATCCACATGGCCCGTGTGAGAGAGGACTGGCAGGGGGGGAAGAATGACCTGACGGTGCGACAGGGAGAGAGCGTGGAGATCATCCGTGTGAGCAACAACCCGGAGGGGAAATGGCTGGCACGAAACCTGAGGGGCGGCA TGGGCTACATCAGTAACTCCTGTGTGGATGTGGATTATGAAGAAGTGAAGCGGAAGCTCCGTGGTCAGTCCATGCCCTCCTCTAACCCTTCTGCGGGACGCCCCGTAAACCCAGAGGTATATGATGACATCGGCTCCAGCGAGCAGCTGGACAG cagttttcacagtGATG ATGTATATGATGACGTGGACCATGATGAGCTTCCTCCTCCTCCCCCAGAGATCAG CCCCGATCCGATAAAGTCCAAGCAGCGAGAGAGAGATGAGAAAGAGTTTCGAAAAAGGTTTAAG TTTGAAGGGCCCATCCGAGTTCTGTACACCATGATGGTGGACCCTAATGCCAATCTGAAGAAGGCTGGGAGCAAGTACCTGGATGTGGTCCGTGGAGAGATTCTGGATGTTATACAGGAGACCAGCAAGAAGCATGTGCTGTGCTGTAATAAACTGGGCAAAT ATGGATATGTACCTGTTAATTACCTTTTGCAAGA ggagaatGAGGTTTATGATGACATTGATACTGcttcag ATATATACGACAATGACGACAGCTGA
- the LOC113055123 gene encoding FYN-binding protein 1-like isoform X2 — MEENVNVKAIRARFHVPVEMPTSGGGSSVKPHTVGALPESLTNGALRNKISAVPPRPVFPLNAQSEPEMFPSGPHGVFPRPPPSHRLGAQGSPKMPPPEVNVPSKVKQTGELLQRKMLQQHADLKVSSAFKPPLPSQRSVSEVVPLRKPLPNVGPRPSKPKRPPSVNLDHFRKKAPVVLPKKTIELQSSKGPARPPFKPSQKASSFSELNSDPQEDYDDISPLPPPPPTPPRPRGKAYLASHVAEPWTDNFSSQQEDSDQEIYEDPDMPLPVERKVLKETKKTELDKKELKERQKLENEYRKKFKLNGPIEVIHMARVREDWQGGKNDLTVRQGESVEIIRVSNNPEGKWLARNLRGGMGYISNSCVDVDYEEVKRKLRGQSMPSSNPSAGRPVNPEVYDDIGSSEQLDSFHSDDVYDDVDHDELPPPPPEISPDPIKSKQRERDEKEFRKRFKFEGPIRVLYTMMVDPNANLKKAGSKYLDVVRGEILDVIQETSKKHVLCCNKLGKYGYVPVNYLLQEENEVYDDIDTASDIYDNDDS; from the exons ATG GAGGAAAATGTGAACGTCAAGGCCATCCGGGCCAGATTTCACGTTCCGGTTGAAATGCCAACTTCCGGAGGTGGATCCTCCGTCAAACCTCATACGGTTGGTGCGCTGCCGGAGTCTCTAACCAATGGAGCGCTCAGAAACAAGATCTCAGCAGTGCCTCCGAGACCAGTCTTTCCTCTCAACGCTCAAAGTGAACCAGAGATGTTTCCTTCGGGTCCTCATGGAGTGTTCCCCAGACCTCCTCCTTCTCATCGTTTGGGAGCCCAGGGGAGTCCTAAGATGCCCCCTCCGGAGGTCAATGTGCCGAGCAAAGTCAAGCAGACGGGAGAACTTCTTCAGCGCAAGATGCTTCAGCAGCACGCCGACCTGAAAGTGTCTTCAGCTTTTAAGCCACCGCTGCCGAGCCAGAGGAGCGTGTCGGAGGTAGTACCGCTAAGAAAGCCGCTTCCCAACGTCGGGCCGCGACCCTCCAAACCAAAACGCCCTCCGTCTGTAAACCTGGACCATTTCCGGAAAAAAGCCCCTGTGGTTCTTCCCAAAAAAACCATAGAGCTACAGAGTTCTAAAG GACCAGCACGGCCTCCATTCAAACCCAGCCAGAAGGCATCCtccttctcagaatt AAACTCGGACCCCCAGGAGGACTATGATGACATCAGCCCACTCCCACCCCCTCCCCCCACCCCTCCCAGGCCCAGAGGTAAAG CGTACCTCGCTTCTCACGTTGCAGAACCGTGGACGGACAATTTCTCTTCTCAGCAGGAG GACAGCGACCAAGAAATCTACGAAGACCCAGATAT GCCTCTTCCAGTTGAGAGGAAAGTATTGAAAGAGACTAAGAAGACAGAGCTGGACAAGAAAGAACTGAAGGAAAGGCAGAAGTTGGAAAACGAGTATAGAAAAAAATTTAAG CTGAATGGACCTATTGAGGTGATCCACATGGCCCGTGTGAGAGAGGACTGGCAGGGGGGGAAGAATGACCTGACGGTGCGACAGGGAGAGAGCGTGGAGATCATCCGTGTGAGCAACAACCCGGAGGGGAAATGGCTGGCACGAAACCTGAGGGGCGGCA TGGGCTACATCAGTAACTCCTGTGTGGATGTGGATTATGAAGAAGTGAAGCGGAAGCTCCGTGGTCAGTCCATGCCCTCCTCTAACCCTTCTGCGGGACGCCCCGTAAACCCAGAGGTATATGATGACATCGGCTCCAGCGAGCAGCTGGACAG ttttcacagtGATG ATGTATATGATGACGTGGACCATGATGAGCTTCCTCCTCCTCCCCCAGAGATCAG CCCCGATCCGATAAAGTCCAAGCAGCGAGAGAGAGATGAGAAAGAGTTTCGAAAAAGGTTTAAG TTTGAAGGGCCCATCCGAGTTCTGTACACCATGATGGTGGACCCTAATGCCAATCTGAAGAAGGCTGGGAGCAAGTACCTGGATGTGGTCCGTGGAGAGATTCTGGATGTTATACAGGAGACCAGCAAGAAGCATGTGCTGTGCTGTAATAAACTGGGCAAAT ATGGATATGTACCTGTTAATTACCTTTTGCAAGA ggagaatGAGGTTTATGATGACATTGATACTGcttcag ATATATACGACAATGACGACAGCTGA
- the pex11g gene encoding peroxisomal membrane protein 11C isoform X2: protein MCLICLTFCKVINANEKQPPLRRIECLQIRIRQIMQNSVESFINVLESYRGRDKVIRTLCYGSQLVGGLLAGKSSQSSLGKRLLLFSAQLSDCRTTLRLFDDLSMLAYSTSYGLGASEEDALVRWMSILNNVADQLYYPCEHIAWAADAELIRTKSDKWWVLSTGLWGISLILSILRSIRSIQILKRKAQTCQRSASAESREEVCSQTAVLRRQIRGEVFSILSSLADLSNAVHWMPPGFLWAGRFPPWLVGLMGTTSSLIGLLQMSSGDQGACS, encoded by the exons ATGTGTTTAATATGTCTGACTTTCTGCAAAGTTATTAATGCAAACGAGAAACAGCCTCCACTTCGCAGGATTGAGTGTCTGCAGATAAGAATTAGGCAAATCATGCAGAATTCAGTCGAGTCCTTCATAAATGTGTTAGAGTCATACAGAGGAAGAGATAAAGTG ATAAGGACGCTCTGCTATGGCTCTCAGCTGGTCGGTGGACTTCTAGCTGGAAAGAGCTCTCAGTCGTCTCTGGGGAAGAGGCTCCTGCTGTTCTCCGCTCAGTTGAGTGACTGCAGAACCACTCTCAGGCTCTTTGACGACCTGTCCATGCTGGCGTACTCCACCAGCTATGGGCTAGGAGCCTCG GAGGAGGATGCTTTGGTGCGCTGGATGTCAATTCTGAATAATGTAGCAGATCAGTTGTATTACCCCTGCGAGCACATCGCCTGGGCGGCAGATGCAGAGCTCATCCGAACCAAATCTGACAAGTGGTGGGTGCTGAGCACAGGCCTCTGGGGTATATCGCTTATCCTCAGCATACTCAG atccatTAGGTCCATCCAGATTCTGAAGAGAAAAGCGCAGACGTGTCAAAGATCAGCTTCAGCTGAGAGCAG GGAGGAAGTGTGTTCTCAGACAGCTGTGCTCCGGAGGCAGATCCGAGGGGAAGTGTTCAGTATCCTGAGCAGTCTGGCAGATCTCAGCAATGCTGTTCACTGGATGCCTCCTGGGTTTCTGTGGGCTGGACGGTTTCCTCCATGGCTGGTGGGACTGATGGGAACGACCTCCTCACTGATAGGCCTTCTACAGATGAGCTCCGGTGATCAAGGAGCGTGTTCCTGA
- the LOC113055123 gene encoding FYN-binding protein 1-like isoform X3, with product MEENVNVKAIRARFHVPVEMPTSGGGSSVKPHTVGALPESLTNGALRNKISAVPPRPVFPLNAQSEPEMFPSGPHGVFPRPPPSHRLGAQGSPKMPPPEVNVPSKVKQTGELLQRKMLQQHADLKVSSAFKPPLPSQRSVSEVVPLRKPLPNVGPRPSKPKRPPSVNLDHFRKKAPVVLPKKTIELQSSKGPARPPFKPSQKASSFSELNSDPQEDYDDISPLPPPPPTPPRPRAYLASHVAEPWTDNFSSQQEDSDQEIYEDPDMPLPVERKVLKETKKTELDKKELKERQKLENEYRKKFKLNGPIEVIHMARVREDWQGGKNDLTVRQGESVEIIRVSNNPEGKWLARNLRGGMGYISNSCVDVDYEEVKRKLRGQSMPSSNPSAGRPVNPEVYDDIGSSEQLDSSFHSDDVYDDVDHDELPPPPPEISPDPIKSKQRERDEKEFRKRFKFEGPIRVLYTMMVDPNANLKKAGSKYLDVVRGEILDVIQETSKKHVLCCNKLGKYGYVPVNYLLQEENEVYDDIDTASDIYDNDDS from the exons ATG GAGGAAAATGTGAACGTCAAGGCCATCCGGGCCAGATTTCACGTTCCGGTTGAAATGCCAACTTCCGGAGGTGGATCCTCCGTCAAACCTCATACGGTTGGTGCGCTGCCGGAGTCTCTAACCAATGGAGCGCTCAGAAACAAGATCTCAGCAGTGCCTCCGAGACCAGTCTTTCCTCTCAACGCTCAAAGTGAACCAGAGATGTTTCCTTCGGGTCCTCATGGAGTGTTCCCCAGACCTCCTCCTTCTCATCGTTTGGGAGCCCAGGGGAGTCCTAAGATGCCCCCTCCGGAGGTCAATGTGCCGAGCAAAGTCAAGCAGACGGGAGAACTTCTTCAGCGCAAGATGCTTCAGCAGCACGCCGACCTGAAAGTGTCTTCAGCTTTTAAGCCACCGCTGCCGAGCCAGAGGAGCGTGTCGGAGGTAGTACCGCTAAGAAAGCCGCTTCCCAACGTCGGGCCGCGACCCTCCAAACCAAAACGCCCTCCGTCTGTAAACCTGGACCATTTCCGGAAAAAAGCCCCTGTGGTTCTTCCCAAAAAAACCATAGAGCTACAGAGTTCTAAAG GACCAGCACGGCCTCCATTCAAACCCAGCCAGAAGGCATCCtccttctcagaatt AAACTCGGACCCCCAGGAGGACTATGATGACATCAGCCCACTCCCACCCCCTCCCCCCACCCCTCCCAGGCCCAGAG CGTACCTCGCTTCTCACGTTGCAGAACCGTGGACGGACAATTTCTCTTCTCAGCAGGAG GACAGCGACCAAGAAATCTACGAAGACCCAGATAT GCCTCTTCCAGTTGAGAGGAAAGTATTGAAAGAGACTAAGAAGACAGAGCTGGACAAGAAAGAACTGAAGGAAAGGCAGAAGTTGGAAAACGAGTATAGAAAAAAATTTAAG CTGAATGGACCTATTGAGGTGATCCACATGGCCCGTGTGAGAGAGGACTGGCAGGGGGGGAAGAATGACCTGACGGTGCGACAGGGAGAGAGCGTGGAGATCATCCGTGTGAGCAACAACCCGGAGGGGAAATGGCTGGCACGAAACCTGAGGGGCGGCA TGGGCTACATCAGTAACTCCTGTGTGGATGTGGATTATGAAGAAGTGAAGCGGAAGCTCCGTGGTCAGTCCATGCCCTCCTCTAACCCTTCTGCGGGACGCCCCGTAAACCCAGAGGTATATGATGACATCGGCTCCAGCGAGCAGCTGGACAG cagttttcacagtGATG ATGTATATGATGACGTGGACCATGATGAGCTTCCTCCTCCTCCCCCAGAGATCAG CCCCGATCCGATAAAGTCCAAGCAGCGAGAGAGAGATGAGAAAGAGTTTCGAAAAAGGTTTAAG TTTGAAGGGCCCATCCGAGTTCTGTACACCATGATGGTGGACCCTAATGCCAATCTGAAGAAGGCTGGGAGCAAGTACCTGGATGTGGTCCGTGGAGAGATTCTGGATGTTATACAGGAGACCAGCAAGAAGCATGTGCTGTGCTGTAATAAACTGGGCAAAT ATGGATATGTACCTGTTAATTACCTTTTGCAAGA ggagaatGAGGTTTATGATGACATTGATACTGcttcag ATATATACGACAATGACGACAGCTGA